In Erigeron canadensis isolate Cc75 chromosome 6, C_canadensis_v1, whole genome shotgun sequence, the following are encoded in one genomic region:
- the LOC122603716 gene encoding bifunctional TH2 protein, mitochondrial-like yields the protein MLLFFFKKPNFFSIKFIKNTIRSTSTLYIQHQNQKPISIFSTFSSMSTTSKSPNEEESTAKRFWDKFSKESILTLYTPFLVSLASGSLKLETFSHYISQDVHFYKCFAQAYELAEERADDDDVKVSINELRKRVLKELKHHGSFVQEWGLDFSKETTPSAATTKYMNFLLATASGKVEGVKGPGELATPFEKTKVAAYTLGAMAPSMRLYVFLGKELKSLVDANGDDHPYKKWIDKYSSEVYQAAMLQIEDLLEKLSVSLTGEELDTMEKLYHQALKLEKEFYLAQPVDQQTVLPLSKQLIPSEHRLMIFSDFDLTCTVVDSSAILAEIAIVTAPKADQSQPESEGQIARMSSADLRNTWEVLSKQYTEEYEQCTESILANEKVEDFNYERLKNALEQLLEFERRANMRVIESNVLKGLNIEDIKRAGERLILHDGCMGFFQNITKNENLNVNVHVLSYCWCADLIRSAFSSGGIQSMHIHANEFEYENSLSTGEIIKKVESPIDKLQAFTDILKDSDQSDKKNLTIYIGDSVGDLLCLLEADIGIVIGSSSSLRKIGSHFGVSFVPLFPALIKKQKEHVDGSDFSWKALSGVLYTVSSWAEVHSFIIGS from the exons atgctccttttcttctttaaaaaacccaattttttttcaataaaatttatcaaaaacacaATTCGATCTACTTCAACTCTATATATtcaacatcaaaatcaaaaacccatTTCAATTTTCTCAACATTTTCATCAATGTCTACAACTTCAAAAAGCCCAAATGAAGAAGAAAGCACTGCAAAGCGTTTTTGGGATAAATTTAGTAAAGAATCAATTTTGACACTTTATACTccttttcttgtttctttggctTCTGGTAGTTTAAAGCTTGAAACTTTTTCACATTATATTTCTCAAGATGTTCACTTTTATAAATGTTTCGCTCAAGC aTATGAATTAGCTGAAGAGCGTGCAGATGACGATGATGTTAAGGTGTCGATTAACGAATTGAGAAAACGGGTTCTTAAAGAGCTAAAACATCATGGGTCTTTTGTTCAA GAGTGGGGTCTTGACTTCTCAAAAGAAACAACTCCAAGTGCTGCAACCACAAAGTACATGAATTTCTTGTTGGCAACTGCATCCGGGAAAGTTGAAGGAGTTAAAGGTCCTGGAGAACTCGCCACCccttttgaaaaaacaaaagttgCTGCATATACACTTGGTGCAATGGCACCCTCCATGAGGCTTTATGTATTTCTTGGCAAGGAGCTCAAGTCTCTTGTAGATGCTAATGGTGATGACCACCCATACAAGAAATGGATTGACAAGTATTCCTCTGAAGTATATCAG GCTGCAATGCTCCAGATTGAAGACTTGCTAGAAAAATTAAGTGTTTCTTTGACGGGTGAAGAGCTTGATACCATGGAAAAACTTTATCATCAAGCATTGAAATTAGAGAAGGAATTTTATTTAGCCCAGCCTGTTGATCAGCAGACTGTTCTTCCATTATCAAAGCAGCTTATTCCTTCTGAACACCGTCTTATGATTTTTTCTGATTTCGACTTGACATGCACAGTGGTGGATTCATCTGCCATATTGGCTGAGATCGCAATAGTTACTGCACCAAAAGCTGATCAAAGTCAACCTGAGAGTGAAGGTCAAATTGCTAGGATGTCCTCGGCTGACTTGAGAAACACATGGGAAGTACTCTCAAAACAGTACACAGAAGAGTACGAGCAGTGCACAGAAAGTATATTGGCTAATGAGAAAG TTGAGGACTTCAATTATGAGAGGCTGAAGAATGCACTGGAACAGCTATTGGAGTTTGAGAGAAGGGCAAACATGAGAGTGATTGAATCGAATGTACTCAAGGGTTTGAATATTGAAGATATTAAACGTGCTGGTGAACGTCTTATTCTCCATGATGGTTGCATGGGTTTCTTTCAAAACATCACCAAGAACGAAAATCTAAATGTGAATGTCCATGTCTTGTCCTATTGCTGGTGTGCTGATCTTATTAGGTCCGCCTTCTCCTCAG GGGGCATACAGAGTATGCACATACATGCGAATGAGTTTGAGTATGAAAACTCTCTATCCACCGGAGAAATCATCAAAAAGGTCGAGTCCCCCATTGACAAGCTTCAGGCTTTTACTGACATACTGAAAGACAGTGACCAAAGTGACAAAAAGAATCTAACAATTTACATTGGCGACTCGGTTGGTGACTTACTTTGCCTGCTTGAAGCTGACATAGGCATTGTTATTGGGTCAAGTTCAAGTCTCAGAAAAATTGGAAGCCATTTTGGTGTTTCATTTGTTCCATTGTTTCCTGCTTTAATCAAGAAACAGAAAGAGCATGTTGATGGAAGTGATTTTAGTTGGAAGGCGCTATCTGGCGTGTTATATACAGTTTCTAGCTGGGCTGAAGTACATTCTTTCATCATTGGTTCTTGA
- the LOC122603576 gene encoding ammonium transporter 1 member 2-like — protein MASFPTCSSAELTPLLGLSANATAAADYICNRFTATSDKFTTTTYAIDNTYLLFSAYLVFAMQLGFAMLCAGSVRAKNTMNIMLTNVLDAAAGGISYYVFGFAFAFGGPSNAFIGKHYFALKSIPSAVYDYSFFLYQWAFAIAAAGITSGSIAERTQFVAYLIYSSFLTGFVYPIVSHWVWSSDGWASATRTSGSLLFGSGAIDFAGSGVVHMVGGVAGLWGALIEGPRIGRFDRSGRSVALRGHSGSLVVLGTFLLWFGWYGFNPGSFLTISKSYGTSNAFYGQWSAVGRTAVTTTLAGCTAALTTLFGKRLLAGHWNVTDVCNGLLGGFAAITSGCAVVEPWAAIVCGFVAAWVLMGCNLLAEKFKYDDPLEAAQLHGGCGSWGLLFTGLFAKKKYVHEVYATGRPYGLFMGGGGKLLAAQIIQILVIFGWVSVTMAPLFYALKKLNLLRVSKEDEMQGMDLTRHGGFAYIYHDEDASSHPPPGFMMRKIEPTSASPSPNHNAV, from the exons ATGGCATCCTTTCCAACCTGCTCTTCCGCGGAGCTTACCCCTCTCCTTGGCCTATCCGCTAACGCCACCGCAGCCGCCGACTACATATGCAACCGCTTCACAGCCACGTCCGATAAATTCACAACCACGACATATGCCATTGACAACACTTACCTTTTATTTTCAGCATACTTAGTATTTGCCATGCAACTTGGGTTTGCCATGCTCTGTGCAGGCTCTGTTCGGGCCAAAAACACTATGAACATAATGCTCACTAATGTCTTGGATGCTGCAGCTGGAGGCATTTCTTACTACGTTTTTGGGTTTGCGTTCGCCTTTGGTGGACCGTCTAACGCCTTCATTGGCAAACATTACTTTGCCCTGAAATCGATCCCTTCGGCGGTATATGACTATAGTTTCTTTTTATACCAATGGGCCTTTGCTATAGCTGCTGCTGGTATTACTAGTGGTTCCATTGCTGAAAGAACTCAGTTTGTGGCTTACCTCATTTACTCTTCCTTCTTGACAG GTTTTGTATATCCAATAGTGTCACATTGGGTGTGGTCTAGTGATGGTTGGGCTAGTGCTACAAGGACAAGTGGCAGTCTTCTGTTCGGGTCAGGGGCCATTGACTTTGCTGGCTCTGGTGTGGTCCATATGGTGGGTGGGGTTGCTGGTCTATGGGGTGCTTTAATTGAAGGTCCAAGAATCGGTAGATTTGACCGTTCTGGTCGTTCTGTGGCCTTACGTGGCCACAGTGGGTCGCTTGTTGTTTTGGGCACATTTCTTTTATGGTTTGGGTGGTATGGTTTCAACCCGGGTTCCTTTTTGACAATCTCGAAATCATATGGTACTTCAAATGCTTTTTATGGTCAATGGAGTGCTGTTGGAAGGACAGCTGTCACTACGACATTGGCAGGATGCACCGCTGCGCTAACCACTTTGTTTGGCAAGCGCCTACTAGCTGGTCATTGGAATGTGACAGATGTTTGTAATGGCTTGTTAGGAGGTTTTGCAGCCATTACTTCTGGTTGTGCAGTTGTTGAGCCATGGGCTGCAATTGTTTGTGGGTTTGTTGCAGCTTGGGTTCTTATGGGATGTAACTTGTTGGCAGAAAAGTTCAAGTATGACGACCCATTAGAGGCCGCCCAATTACATGGTGGATGTGGGTCATGGGGTCTTTTATTTACAGGTTTGTTTGCTAAGAAAAAATATGTCCATGAAGTGTATGCAACTGGAAGGCCTTACGGGCTCTTTATGGGCGGCGGTGGAAAGCTATTAGCAGCCCAAATCATCCAAATACTTGTGATTTTTGGATGGGTAAGTGTAACCATGGCACCACTTTTCTATGCCTTGAAAAAACTCAACTTGTTGAGGGTttcaaaagaagatgaaatgcaAGGAATGGATCTGACCCGACATGGTGGATTTGCGTATATCTATCATGACGAAGATGCTAGCTCTCACCCACCACCCGGGTTTATGATGAGAAAGATCGAACCAACAAGTGCAAGTCCATCACCAAATCACAACGCAGTGTAG